A DNA window from Etheostoma spectabile isolate EspeVRDwgs_2016 chromosome 22, UIUC_Espe_1.0, whole genome shotgun sequence contains the following coding sequences:
- the myl12.1 gene encoding myosin, light chain 12, 1, translating to MSSKRAKGKTTKKRPQRATSNVFAMFDQSQIQEFKEAFNMIDQNRDGFVDKEDLHDMLASLGKNPTDEYLEAMMMEAPGPINFTMFLTMFGEKLNGTDPEDVIRNAFACFDEEGTGVIQEEYLRELLTTMGDRFTDEEVDELFREAPIDKKSNFNYVEFTRILKHGAKDKDD from the exons ATGTCTAGCAAAAGAGCAAAGGGAAAGACCACGAAGAAGCGCCCTCAGCGCGCTACTTCCAATGTCTTCGCCATGTTTGACCAGTCTCAGATTCAGGAGTTCAAGGAGGCCTTCAACATGATTGACCAGAACCGTGATGGGTTTGTGGACAAAGAGGACCTTCACGACATGCTGGCCTCACTGG gGAAAAATCCCACTGATGAGTACCTGGAGGCCATGATGATGGAGGCTCCTGGACCCATTAACTTCACCATGTTCCTCACCATGTTTGGGGAGAAGCTCAATGGCACAGACCCTGAGGATGTGATCAGGAATGCGTTTGCTTGCTTTGATGAGGAGGGGACAG GTGTCATCCAGGAAGAATACCTCAGAGAGCTGCTCACAACAATGGGTGACCGGTTTACAGATGAGGAGGTGGACGAGCTCTTCAGGGAGGCCCCCATCGACAAAAAGAGCAACTTCAACTACGTGGAGTTCACACGCATCTTAAAGCATGGTGCCAAGGACAAAGACGATTAA